The DNA segment tttgaatttgggtaaattaaatcaaaacTTAACTCTTTTTCTTGATTTTGCGATGATAAActcatttcaatcaataatttggtagacaaataatgaacaagAAGTAATTTGACAGTTTCTATTCCGAACAGAGCAGTAAAAaatgcagttcaataataacAGAAATGCAGTTATCACTTACACGGTTATATTTGTATTAATCTTACTTGCGTCAATATATGTTGTACATTACACAGGATTTCGTTTGCAAAATCTAATTAGTGTCTCTGATGGTAAATCTTCAGATGAAGACGTGATTCAAACCAATAGCCTGGAGGAACTTCTGCAAGAGGGTGGGGATCAACTATTAGCATACGCTGAAAAGCTTGTTGAAGATGAGAATAGCGTTCTCATGAATGGTGAAGGAATGATGAAGGTGGTCAATGATAAAGTAGGATATGGAAGTGGAGGCGGTGATAATGTTAGCCGAACTCAGGTGAGTTATTCCGAATTCGGAAGAAATAATAACAGTAGAGATGATATGACATCAGACgctttaaataatattatgcgCAACTATTTGAATTATGTTGGcttgaaaaaggaagaagcagAAGCAGCTAAGAATGCGCATTATGCTCGTCTTCAACAGATAGATGAGAACATGCTTAGTTCGAAAGAAAAACAATGGAAAATACAAGAAGAAAAGCGGAGAAAAAAGAGATTGATATCCAGGAGAGGTGTTGTCAGTAAAGACCAAGATCTCCAGTCAGAGACATTGGATTCAAATAATGACacagaaattatttataaatcttTGATGAAAGGTAAGACTAAATCGAAAAATCGTTCTTAGATAACCAAGTGTATTTTTTCAAGGGCTTTGTATGAAACTGCAAATAGACATTTCTTTTGACAAATAGAGAGATTTAAAATCATATTTCATCATGAAATAgacttaaaataataattgagaaactaaAGGAAAAGACGTAAGTTAAAGTCTAGAGCAATAGTTATAgtttctaaattttattttccGACAACACTGATTTTAGTTTCATTACATTTCCTAAATATGCGTTTCCCAATGTAGAATGATCAATGATCTAGCCTACAAAAAATAGATTCGACTCTTCAAATTTGAtgactttcattttatttcaatcatcAGATCCTTATAAGTATTCAATAGTTTTATAGTGTCTCGAATAGTATTACCTTTATCAAGCATGAAGTTTTTCTAAGGCTTCaacatttattaaaacaatgatcagaattatttaatttatatgcAGGGCTGATGAAAtttatggaaacagcttaatatttctttcacaaggATATTTTGACAGTAAGTTTTGTTGGGAATCCTATTCGATTTGGACGAATTGGAAAAACTAAtttttggtggtttcaaattttattccgCTATCTTGGATctacaattttaaataaaacttGTTGGATgtagaagttggattcaaaatggtagttccaagatggcggacaaaaaTTTTGAAACGACAAAAGAGTACCTAGTTTTTTCAATTCGAAAAGGATTTGTTTGCTTATATGTTCTGTTACTTTTCCATTATATTAAAACTAAGAGGAAGTGATTGCTCATGCGGGCCATTCACTGTCCGACTTGTTTTATCACTACACCTTCTCCAACTGTATTCGAGAAAGTTCAattttaattgagaatagtcatttgtatttgagaagtcatcacttgtaattgggaacagtgaattttatttgagaaagtatcattccAATATTTGAGatcatacgatttgaaatcgagaagttgtcagttgtgATTGGGAAATGCTTTTAAAAAACCAGTAATTCCAGAacttttaattttcataactgtactcatataaaataatatgataatatatttaatattccaataaaacgttcagtttttgaaaaaaaaatttgaagtttcaaaatccattgaagaattgccgaattgtttgatcaagagattcaattgattgataatgaaGTTAAATTGCGCCGTAAACAttgagaatttgatcttcatcaagtgcaatatttcacaaaatgtttgtaGACTAAAGTCACGTTGTCAATACAtactgtgatgaattttttgagtaaatctcatgaaaggagagaattaactagaaaaattataattacactTATAAAATAGAAGGTTTGCCAAACAAACAGTTAGCACCCGAGCGATAAGGCtcccttatcaacagctgagtatgagataagagtaccgttttgtactacacatttttcaaagaattatttaataaaattataattgttttgCCAATTAGGTACaaaccatttatgaattgctcgtTGAActttttggaggttacacttttgtttacaatGGATCAGATGTTTTGTAACAGCTgagacacagctgactgactcaatattataaactagcaagaacccgtgcttcgcaaggatgtattttaaaacttgacaaaatgaaaaattgacgtaatgaaattttaaagaattgagaataggcctataagcatccttggttaattaagaatctataagcaaaatttcaagttaattagtccagtagttcagacgtgatgatgcatcaaacataattttcctatcccgtacgtgcataagccagctttactttatataattattatagatatagttaacgactgcaagagataggactgtggaacagaatagtggtgaaactatgatagcgccagaagtgtctcaaacacaatagtaggtactacatgaactttttgaaagtgatttgaaaaaatgttaaaacaacagaactgaatccttatcattgtaccttcatttagagaggcttttgtttgagccgaatggaaatctatttataaaataatgaatgtctgtttgtgtgtttgtttgttccctgtggacttgaaaactacttgacataacggcatgaaactttgggaatatgttgtgtgaatattggggatggtttctgaacagaaattttaataggggggctaataataattatttattaatccattttacaaacatatgttttcgaaattttcggccgagcggctactgaagaacgaaaagatgatcatgattcaagatcatattgtgataatatgattttgcatctaaagttaccagctgtaataaacacatcaccctgtgataaattattgtgtactggtattaaaacggtagtttggagttgaagtatagttgattggtaccagctgttgataatggttccttagaagacctatacaaataattatcactcccctatcattgagaaactggaagatgttgaaaaaaattattcacctaatgaaagagagtatatatatattgtatagtatatatgtatattattcatattgcattcattaattactgaagaatggaagaataatttacaattttttgaatttagcttagcttatattcatcctaaaatggaaagaatatggaattctgtgtgattcatcgtacatcgcatatttcctggaccatatatcgacaatctacagctatgaaaacattgaatatttttctttgaaacactgatataaccttcTTTTTTAATTGGAAACTTTACTGATGGATAtaactaccaattgattgagaagaataatatgttttcgtaataatgaatgctgcatgactaagcacttaggaagtccgtattgagatgtaaatgaacatgttgattgtcagataaatttcatgattcaccaaataaagtgaagtgtaacatgagatacattggcggtacgaagtacgctgggtaagctagttgtgaattaagctttattattaatagacaacgctgaaaaagacaggctcaatcaccaggaatactataaatctatgagggaccagtaagccattaactttgagtagttcaattacttccattatggacactggatacattatggacaatcaatacgtatgaaatttattagctatagtacagaataaaaactttttgattgcagtgactccgactactgtattatgaattaccatttggatcaaatataaggaattactcgcatctctcatcaactcgtaatttttattcacaaaatattaacaaaaaatatatattaagttatatttaataatgaagagaagaagaagaagaagaagaagaagaagaagaagaagaagagaagaagaagaagaagaagaagaagaagaagaagaagaagaagaagaagaagaagaagaagaagaagaagagaagaagaagaagaagaagaagaagaagaagaagaagaagaagaagaagaagaagaagaagaagaagaagaagaagaagaagaagaagaagaagaagaagaagaagaagaagaagaagaagaagaagaagaagaagaagaagaagaagaagaagaagagaagaagaagagaagaagaagaagaagaagaagaagaagaagaagaagaagaagaagaagaagaagaagaagaagaagaagaagaagaagaaagaagaagaagaagaagaagaagaagaagaagaagatagattattatgttgctttggcctgtgatctgtataaatgtcctgtaacaactaaggtgcgtccacacatgccgaaccgaacctcgaaccacgcagcaaaccgtgcattcctccgaatttgattaaattcatgttttgaagaattcattgttacaaatgataaattgataggagcttataaatattctctaattcaaatgaattaacttctgaaaaaaataatgattggataaataccaatattgaattattgttgaccaagtactcagtacatcgacaattcgtTCAACTacttctgtattgataaaattataatcattttctctattgataatcaatttcatcaactaactggaaaaattacttcaatttccatgaatttattaatagaattatataaatctaaagtgtaggtcatatctaaattcacaaagagttcgattcttgttggcaagaaagatgttattcaatgcagaaatcattgttattttactaaaagataggataaaatgaatagttctctttcagggggagttttgacaacccacaaaactcattttccatttgaagaaataatatcaaaaaggtgcataggatcgtacatttttgttcagcttgccaaaatacccctcatttcaatattaaaattttcgactgactgtacagtgagtcaatcattctatcaaggcttgaataattttgaaattttaattaaatgaaaatggtagagaataaaattatcatgtagatatcaacacctttatttaaagacatattaactgcatgcgttttcatattgccgatacagcattgatagaactgtagacgtttatttagcagtctcaaaaaattgttctagctgaaaaattaataatacatgccacgtgtaggcttatacattgcatcaggaaaacgaagttcaaaactatggttttcctaaacatatgtttttgagataatttctttgatgcagctgtttcacattcaccattataaattatacagagtttgtgaaaataaaaatatttttattgattaccaaaacaatactattattatattaatgataataattaattatcaaaacaatacttttattatattaataataatattattaaacatatttatcaattatcagaacaatattattgaggttgagtggaatcaggtagaaagcaataacagaacagatgttcttttttgaatttctatcatattattttgttatttccaatgattacaacatatgttagaatatcacatgttaataaataaattatctcatttacatatggcactcaccttaccatgttcatagccttacttaataggatcctttttcatcctttgaaacccttagaggcaaaatatctcaaaatccgttcttagtgcgcgtctagcatgtttgaagaatatttgagctgtagtgtgattttacatcaacattttcgaaaaatgccctctcctggacccccctgtgctcctgatcgaaatttttctgcatagatctaatttttttcgtagctgaacaaaaaagttcctcatgactttgatgtgcaatgagcggttaaaaagtacaaaattttggggggccccagctccctcaggggggcaaatttctgaaaatcctttcttagtggatgttttcaggctaccataaacaatcgtgcaaaatttcaagtttttaggctcagtagtttgggctgtggtgtgatttcagtctgtctgggcttagccttttataagtatagagaagaagatGTCAAACCAGGTTTtgatgcaagctataatattatttctaaaagaaCCATTAAGAACCATTCTATTAAGAACCATTGGAAAAggataaagaatttcaaataaaaaaataataaaatgtattattgttaaaattatttattactcacgaAATTACAATGTCGAATGTTGTAGTAATGAACAAgatcatagcatgaatattgtatcattgataagagcagcaaaaattaattataacagtttcgaatataataagaattttatagaaatattaaattataaattattgtttcaactgagtcacatggtgaatgaatctctttggcaagtctaagccaatcatatgtcaaGCAAATTTCTAGTTATTTTGTCGATGTTAAACTATTCTCAATCTGTAATTCAATCTTcaaatctgcactgtcaaattatatattttattatattatatttccactttgtcaattcgtcttctgagtttgattatttcttaagcctgtcaattattgtgtctgacacgttctatattatcaagaaccgatcaagtacgatcactgaaataattgattcaacctggatattggaacagatctaggtggatgtagtgtgtggggtcagatcgagattacctattctctgtccttacctgctcatatatcagcttttatctgtgacCAACCTCGGCTTGGGAGCGAATTTTTCGACTGTatggcagatgcagctggagataatataatttcctacaatagagcataaggcccgacaagactctgttctcgaagtatattccgaacgatctctggtcctcagtaccctatcttaatccttcaGAATTTATTAGAGATGCAGTCCCGtagattatctacatcggggtttttgctcgacctgtatgattttatatgctgtttcatcacaggtaatagttttaagatcTCCGTACTCAGTGTTTAGCGACCACTACACTACATctgaaatttttatcattatacaatcagtcataagaagaatcaagggtgagcgagtgtttatgcctcccgcgattcagacgattgtatcgaatcttgtagtgactcaatcagtctggtgttcacttagcgtccacgcacgcattttcaaattcctaacctcaatactggGGACTCAGTACAGGATTCGTTATATATGTGTGTCGACTTAACCTTGGCGGCGATAGTAGTTCCCCAAGAAGAGCTCCACaatacatagaaatgataatgagaatgaaatcaTTCGTGATCAGTTCAGGGGAAATATTTtcactattgaaaatattaatgtgCTCCCATGCAAAGCCTATGGTAGTCATTGGATTACTGTGTACattatcctttcctgctcaagtcaaacctgtactgtaggctacagaagagtcaagACATGTCAATTCTGAAATATTCTCAATTtcatatcttctcatttacattctACGACTTCTCAAACACAATTGGCTATTCTACTCTACGTcagacattctctcaattacaagtgactattcttaaatacaattgatactttttcaaattaactaaatactttctcaaatataattggaaaaggtgtagtagGAATATAAATAGGATCGTTTTGTTGTCCAGCTTGTTTGACTACTAGTAGGATCGTTTCCTCCACTCATGCTCTGACTTTTTATCCAATTTCAGTCAGGTTGGATGGAAAGCAAAAAATAGACGAATATCGGACCAGCTTTTGGACCTAGTCGATCCAACTGATCCAACATTGGATGTTAGACAACAACTTTGCTTGCTTTGTTCAACTTGTCCAATATCCAATGTTGGTCCGATATCGGACCGTGAAAGGGTTCCTGGCAGCTTGTACCTCTATGGCTGCTTCATTGGAAAGGACGATAATACTTTGGTCTTACATTCACATTTTACTCTTACAATTTCAGATTCAATTGCTACTGAAACAAACGTTACAAAACTCAACACTTCAACCATgctgaagaaaaatattataagcaACTCAAATTCAGTAGACGAAAAATCATCCTTTCCAGAGTCCAATGATGTAGATCAAAAACTTCAACTGCATAATACTGGTCCAGAAGCACTGAAAAATAGTGAATTGCAATGTAATGCAATCTCTATCAGAACAAGGTCTTTGGACGAACCCAGAATTTTGAGTCTGCCAAGCAATGTTATTAATGCCATGATCGGTCAGGGTAATATCACTGACCAAGGAAAGAGGATGATGAAGCGAGAAGATGCAGCTAAGGTGGACAGTGAAGAGCAACTGAAAGGTACCACTCTTTGTGTGCCGAAAGATTCTGGTCCTGTTAAACCTGTTAAGCCAAATGGGGCTGGGAAAACATCTGAATCTCCCATCCGTAAAGTTGACGTGGATTCTGATGGTGATGACATTGCTGCTGCCAAACTGATAAATGGTTTCATGCAGAGTGTCATGGATCAAGCAGCAAAGATTGGAAATCTGAAGAGTGAACTGGGACTCGGTAGGAAAAGTGATGTTGAATATCAATCGTTcacaaatattaataaaactgtGACAAATGAATTTATGAGTAACGTATTTGGTTGTGTGGACAAGCTGGTGGAGAACACTCTGGCAAGACAGGTGTGCGGCCAGCTGCCTCCGGACATGAAGCGCTTCCTCAACTGGCTGCTGAACTCGGGCGTGTCAAAGGAGCAGGCCTGTAGCGCCCAGAAGTCCTCAGGTGAGACCGATTTTGCCAATTTCGTGTTTTCCGCTGCTGGATCTAACAGAAATGAAACAAGATTCAATAATGTGAACATTATTAATGAACAATGCTCGTCTATGGAGAAGAATAGAAATATctaaattatggaaataataattattccaatgatgCAATGCGAGGAGATTAACATAATACACTAATTTCGATACCAACTTTATGAGCTGAGTGtcaatgaagaaaaaatttctaaataatgaaaatgaccAAAAAGAGATAAAATGATCGATTGATTTAAGGAAAAAATGCAAGGTAATGCTACTGGCTACCTTAAACTATTTTGGTGTGAAGAACCCATAAAGAATCACGTAGACTACACATTCTATAAATGAGAGAGAATTATGAACTTGAACCAATCCTACTAAACTTCATGAGTATGACGAGTGCTATTTGAAGTGCGAATTGATCAAATCAAACTCTGTCTAAATGTTCGAATTTCGCGAGTATTATTCACCAGGAGACAAGGGGAGCGAAATTTATCTCAATAATCTTTTTTACATTATTGAGAgatgattaaaaatttataatagtcATTATGAGAAGATTATTGTGGATCAAATTTCCTCTGTAGCTGAAATATAGGAACCGTATCTGGAATGCTCGAAAATTGTAATGAAATGATGATCATATTATTAAAAACGAGTTGGATCTTGTAAAAGAATCCTTAACCTTTCATATCATGTTTACcataatatgaattatcatgGACAACAATTAATTAAACATAAGAactgatatttatatttttttaacatagaaattcaaattcactccaATGTAAAAATTTAATACTGTATGCATTGAGAATATTTAAGAACGGGAAATTCTCACCAAATATTCCTAATTTCCTTATCCTCACAAGAGCTCACCCATAATCGCTTCTATTCACTAAAATTGGAACAAATAGTGAACCGGTCATTCTTGTGGAAATCAGTGTTCATGCTATTCTATGCGCGGAAACGATTGGTGTCGTGGccgcgctgataagctatcgataaGATATTCGCCTGCTGTTCCCGttgtaagggtgaccacttCAAGAGGCGAACTCCTCTAaatatcatttatgaatttgaaaatagctTCCTGGTTATTCGGAACtcacctaaagctgtaggtccactcatctctcatcatcatcatccgtaTCATCACTCATGCATTAGTCTAGAATTCATGTGGGTGTCATCCTcagtaaaatagaaaaataccaCTATGTATTTTTGTTACAATATTtgccttttttttaatttttcacttTTGCA comes from the Nilaparvata lugens isolate BPH chromosome 1, ASM1435652v1, whole genome shotgun sequence genome and includes:
- the LOC111044253 gene encoding uncharacterized protein LOC111044253, encoding MQFNNNRNAVITYTVIFVLILLASIYVVHYTGFRLQNLISVSDGKSSDEDVIQTNSLEELLQEGGDQLLAYAEKLVEDENSVLMNGEGMMKVVNDKVGYGSGGGDNVSRTQVSYSEFGRNNNSRDDMTSDALNNIMRNYLNYVGLKKEEAEAAKNAHYARLQQIDENMLSSKEKQWKIQEEKRRKKRLISRRGVVSKDQDLQSETLDSNNDTEIIYKSLMKDSIATETNVTKLNTSTMLKKNIISNSNSVDEKSSFPESNDVDQKLQLHNTGPEALKNSELQCNAISIRTRSLDEPRILSLPSNVINAMIGQGNITDQGKRMMKREDAAKVDSEEQLKGTTLCVPKDSGPVKPVKPNGAGKTSESPIRKVDVDSDGDDIAAAKLINGFMQSVMDQAAKIGNLKSELGLGRKSDVEYQSFTNINKTVTNEFMSNVFGCVDKLVENTLARQVCGQLPPDMKRFLNWLLNSGVSKEQACSAQKSSGETDFANFVFSAAGSNRNETRFNNVNIINEQCSSMEKNRNI